In Planococcus versutus, the DNA window GCTAGTGATTTTGTAAGGTTGACTCGCAAAGGTCGATTTGTTGGCAATGAGGTTTTTGAACAATTTTTATTAGCTTAAAGCTCTTACGTTGACATTATCGATTTTATTTGTTAATTTTAATGTAGTATTAGCACTCGGGTACGTAGAGTGCTAACAGAGGTGATGATCATGTTAACAAAACGGCAACTGCTCATCTTAAAGGTGACAGTAGATGATTACATTCAATCAGCTCAGCCGGTAGGATCGAACCAACTCTCTAAAAAGCCTGAAATTCCTTTTAGCCCCGCAACGATTCGTAATGAAATGGCGGAGTTAGAAAGAATCGGCTTTTTGGAAAAAACGCATACGTCTTCTGGACGCATTCCTTCTCAAAAAGGATATCGTTATTATGTCGACTATTTGTTGACACCGCGACCGTTGCCGAAAGAAGACATTGTGCAATTGCGCTCGATTTTTGAAGAAAGATTGACAGAAACAGAAGAGGTCATTAAACGATCTGCGATGATGCTGTCAGAACTAACCAATTATACGTCCATTTTACTTGGGCCAGATGTGCGCAGACATATTGTTAAAAAGCTGTCGATTGTTCCTTTAACGTCTGATACTGCAGTCGCGATTATTGTCACGGATACCGGTCATGTAGAAAATCGAATCTTTCCAATTCCACTTGGGCTCGACCCATCGGATATTGAAAAAATGACGAATATCTTAAATGAACGTTTAGTCGGTGTATCGCTTAACAATTTACATCTTCGGTTAGAACAAGAAACATTAACGGTACTAAAACAACATCTTGAGCGTTATGGTGAGTTGTTTCACACGTTCAGGCAAGCTGTCTTGTTGCCACATGAAGACGAAAATGTTTATTATGCAGGCAAGTTGAACATTTTGAAACAACCTGATTTTCATGATCTTCAAAAAATCAGGAACTTGATGGATGTTATGGAAGAAGCAAAGCACATTCCAATGATACTGCCAGTAGGTAGTCAAGGTCTTCACATTCGCATTGGGTCAGAAAACATGCTGACAGCAATGGAAGACTGTAGTGTTATAACGGTTTCGTATGATGCAGGTGAAGAACAAACCGGTTCAATCGCCATAATCGGTCCGAAACGCATGGACTACAAGCGGATTGTTTCGATACTAGATTTATTAAGTGGAGATTTATCGAAAGAGTTGAACCGGATGTTTAAAGGAACGTGAACAAAGGAGGAACAAAATTGCCGAAAAAAAAGGAAACACTAAAAACAAAAGAACAGGCAATGCCTGAAGAAGTTGATGTTAAAGCAACTGAAACAGAAGAACAATCAGAGGCAGTAGCTACAGAAACACTTGATACAGAAGTTTCTACTGAAGAAGAGACTGAGCCAGTTGACGAATTACAAGAGCTTCGTGATCAACTTGAAGCTGAGCAAAATAAATATTTGCGCCTGTTAGCTGATTATGATAATTTCAAAAGGCGTACTCAAAAAGACAAAGAACTTGCCAATAAATTTAGAGCTCAGTCGTTACTAACAGATATTCTGCCAGTATTAGACAATTTCGAAAGAGCGCTCTCTGTTCCAACCAAAAGTGAAGAATCGGCATCCTTGTTAAAAGGAGTCGAAATGGTACAAAAATCACTCGTTGAAGCAGTTAAAAGCGAAGGCTTAGAAAAAATTGAAGCTTTAGGGCAACCATTTGACCCGAATTTCCATCAAGCGGTTATGCAAGAAAAAGACGACAACGCTGAAGCGGGAACAGTATTACAAGAATTACAAACAGGTTATCTTTTAAAAGACCGTGTTCTACGTCCAGCAATGGTAAAAGTAAACGAATAAAATTAATGGAGGAATTCAAAAATGAGCAAAATTATCGGTATTGACTTAGGAACAACAAACTCAGCAGTCGCAGTATTAGAAGGCGGCGAACCAAAAATTATTCCAAATCCAGAAGGTAACCGTACAACTCCTTCTGTTGTAGCTTTCAAAAACGGCGAGCGCCAAGTCGGCGAAG includes these proteins:
- the grpE gene encoding nucleotide exchange factor GrpE produces the protein MPKKKETLKTKEQAMPEEVDVKATETEEQSEAVATETLDTEVSTEEETEPVDELQELRDQLEAEQNKYLRLLADYDNFKRRTQKDKELANKFRAQSLLTDILPVLDNFERALSVPTKSEESASLLKGVEMVQKSLVEAVKSEGLEKIEALGQPFDPNFHQAVMQEKDDNAEAGTVLQELQTGYLLKDRVLRPAMVKVNE
- the hrcA gene encoding heat-inducible transcriptional repressor HrcA; its protein translation is MLTKRQLLILKVTVDDYIQSAQPVGSNQLSKKPEIPFSPATIRNEMAELERIGFLEKTHTSSGRIPSQKGYRYYVDYLLTPRPLPKEDIVQLRSIFEERLTETEEVIKRSAMMLSELTNYTSILLGPDVRRHIVKKLSIVPLTSDTAVAIIVTDTGHVENRIFPIPLGLDPSDIEKMTNILNERLVGVSLNNLHLRLEQETLTVLKQHLERYGELFHTFRQAVLLPHEDENVYYAGKLNILKQPDFHDLQKIRNLMDVMEEAKHIPMILPVGSQGLHIRIGSENMLTAMEDCSVITVSYDAGEEQTGSIAIIGPKRMDYKRIVSILDLLSGDLSKELNRMFKGT